In one Chitinophagaceae bacterium genomic region, the following are encoded:
- a CDS encoding sensor histidine kinase: MKLKAANKNSILLFLLAILLAFGAYVIQQYMLFDPGPGRIHSNIKKQISKDKNAFESFVNSASEIIENGEELWDGLPEFSNPVFIYKDNAVVYWNNNQTRLPARIANYSDGNHFIRISGGAFVLQKTGIDELSDYRFYHLIPIKYIYPLQNRHLQNHFNEKLKIPDYYHLAEFENEVYDVKVEIDENVGFTLVKIQGDSFNVSDNYSAFFYSISIIIFFIALYLSFQYFSNSLFAFGGFTFLILFSRWLMIQFNYPEIFSQWNFFSPALFASSVLNNSLGDLTINVLVVFFICLFFYKRVNVIQPEGSFGNFVRIGISFILLFGLTFWIADIFRSQVIDSRISLEIDNFFSLNVYSIVSILIGNLLLVSLLLIMMKSFLLLRDTIQNKKTVLYTLLTLPFIILIIGLYLLPLNVSIFTFIWILISGFTLWQFVREKKKNDYLTHALIFAGLTALFSSFFYFYYTNEKDDNNVEFLARRLAIDRDPVTEFLFDDIERRISVDPFVKNYFLNPHIPLTELYERLQSFYFTGYFNRYEFRLFTLNARGEVKSGGGDMERFSEEALGITGKAQLTSNDYLFYIPRPDGTFAYISNMPILLQDKVIGSLFIELTPKVYRKNYLYPELLLEERKKPLEEFDRYAHAVYVNKKLITRQGRYPYNFFIEGDISLLPGESTFHKSNGQLHFVYMADESKLVVVSRELPDMLQPVTFFSYLFCFNLFLIFLYYSFSRVLIVLLAKKSFKEFLKKELSFRSKIQIAMLAVIVFSFLIIGVVTFLHFSREYNDSFRERLLEKEEAVQVSIDYRLNKPDREFINLRGIRSNPLMVLSSEIYALADIHAIDINIFNTNGVSLLTSQPGIFEKGLLNNLMHPKAFETLKHQNRSQFLQNEYIGLLEFLSVYVPIRDRNGEVLGYLNLPYFEKEKNLNREISGFFVALVNVYVLLLIAGGLVAFFIGNSLTASLATIVEKLQKVKLGSTNEPIEWKSKDEIGVLVHEYNKMILELEKSALLLAKSEREYAWREMAKQIAHEIKNPLTPMKLRIQHLQRAMKEQNPNVETMAPKVLASLIEQIDTLSHIATEFSTFAKMPKADMEPVNIVQVAEASTSIFEENNGDIEIHFESDYPEIIVNADKKQLNRVFNNLIKNAVQSIPSEKEGKIVIKVEKTPDNEHCIVSVKDNGIGIPDEQKENVFVPNFTTKSSGMGLGLAMSKQIIQNVNGSIWFESNVDAGTTFYVKLTILKSSENL, from the coding sequence ATGAAATTGAAAGCAGCCAATAAAAATAGTATTTTACTTTTTTTACTAGCCATCTTATTGGCTTTCGGCGCATATGTTATTCAGCAGTATATGCTTTTTGATCCCGGCCCGGGGCGAATACATTCTAATATTAAAAAACAGATTTCTAAGGATAAAAATGCATTTGAGTCTTTCGTAAATTCAGCCTCTGAGATTATTGAGAATGGTGAAGAGTTATGGGATGGGCTGCCTGAATTCAGTAATCCGGTTTTTATTTATAAGGATAATGCCGTTGTTTATTGGAATAACAATCAAACCAGATTACCGGCAAGAATTGCTAATTACAGTGATGGGAATCATTTTATCAGAATTAGTGGAGGTGCTTTTGTACTACAAAAAACTGGTATAGATGAATTGAGTGATTATCGCTTTTATCATTTGATTCCGATAAAATATATCTACCCGCTGCAAAACAGACATCTTCAAAATCATTTTAATGAAAAACTAAAAATTCCTGACTATTATCATTTAGCTGAGTTTGAAAATGAAGTGTATGATGTTAAAGTTGAAATTGATGAAAATGTTGGATTTACTTTAGTTAAAATTCAGGGAGATAGTTTCAATGTATCTGATAATTACAGTGCTTTTTTTTATAGCATTTCTATCATTATCTTTTTTATAGCTTTATACCTCTCTTTTCAATACTTTTCTAATTCGCTTTTTGCTTTTGGCGGTTTTACTTTCTTAATCTTGTTTTCCAGATGGTTGATGATACAGTTTAACTATCCGGAAATTTTTAGCCAGTGGAATTTCTTTAGCCCGGCATTGTTTGCCAGCTCGGTTTTGAATAATTCATTAGGAGATTTGACGATTAATGTTTTGGTTGTATTTTTTATCTGTTTGTTTTTCTATAAACGGGTAAATGTAATTCAACCTGAAGGTTCTTTTGGGAATTTTGTTCGAATTGGAATTTCTTTTATTTTGTTGTTTGGTCTGACTTTTTGGATTGCTGATATCTTTAGGAGTCAGGTGATAGATTCCCGAATTTCACTTGAAATAGATAACTTTTTTAGTCTTAATGTATATAGTATCGTCTCTATTCTAATTGGTAATCTTTTATTGGTTTCATTATTGTTAATTATGATGAAGTCTTTTCTTTTGCTAAGAGATACAATTCAAAATAAGAAAACAGTATTATATACTCTTTTAACATTGCCATTTATTATACTTATAATTGGCCTTTATCTATTACCACTTAATGTTTCCATTTTTACATTTATTTGGATTTTAATCTCCGGCTTTACACTTTGGCAGTTTGTCCGGGAAAAAAAGAAAAATGATTATCTCACTCATGCATTGATATTTGCAGGTCTCACGGCCTTATTCAGCTCATTTTTTTATTTTTACTATACGAATGAAAAAGATGATAATAATGTAGAGTTTCTTGCAAGAAGATTAGCGATTGACAGGGATCCGGTTACTGAGTTTTTATTTGATGATATAGAAAGACGAATTTCGGTGGATCCCTTCGTAAAGAATTACTTTCTTAATCCGCATATACCTCTTACAGAATTGTATGAACGACTGCAATCTTTTTATTTTACCGGTTATTTTAATCGCTATGAATTCAGATTGTTTACATTAAATGCAAGGGGAGAGGTTAAAAGCGGGGGTGGTGATATGGAAAGGTTCAGCGAGGAAGCTCTTGGAATTACCGGAAAAGCACAGCTGACATCAAATGATTATTTGTTTTATATTCCTAGACCTGATGGCACTTTTGCTTATATAAGTAATATGCCCATTTTATTGCAGGATAAAGTTATAGGTAGTTTATTTATAGAGTTGACACCAAAAGTTTACCGAAAAAACTATTTATATCCTGAATTGCTGCTTGAAGAAAGAAAGAAGCCTTTGGAGGAGTTTGATAGGTATGCGCATGCAGTTTATGTCAATAAAAAATTGATAACCAGACAAGGGCGATATCCTTATAACTTTTTTATTGAAGGTGATATCTCTTTACTGCCGGGAGAATCAACTTTTCACAAAAGCAACGGGCAGCTACATTTTGTATATATGGCCGATGAAAGTAAGTTGGTTGTGGTTTCAAGAGAATTACCCGATATGCTTCAACCGGTAACTTTTTTCTCATACCTGTTTTGTTTTAACTTGTTTCTTATTTTTCTGTATTATTCCTTCAGCAGAGTGCTCATTGTTCTACTGGCAAAAAAGTCCTTTAAAGAATTTTTAAAAAAGGAACTCTCTTTCAGAAGTAAAATTCAAATTGCTATGCTTGCGGTAATTGTGTTCTCTTTTTTGATAATAGGGGTGGTTACCTTTTTGCACTTTAGCCGGGAGTATAATGATTCTTTCAGGGAACGATTACTTGAAAAAGAGGAGGCAGTTCAGGTTTCTATAGACTATCGCCTGAACAAACCGGACAGGGAGTTCATAAATTTACGAGGGATCAGGTCTAATCCCTTGATGGTACTAAGCTCAGAGATTTATGCATTAGCTGATATACATGCAATAGATATAAATATATTCAACACTAACGGGGTTTCATTATTAACATCTCAACCCGGTATTTTTGAAAAGGGATTATTGAATAATTTAATGCATCCCAAAGCATTTGAAACCTTGAAGCATCAAAACAGATCTCAGTTTTTACAGAATGAGTACATTGGTTTACTGGAATTTCTGTCAGTTTATGTGCCTATAAGAGATAGGAACGGAGAGGTGTTGGGTTATTTGAACTTACCCTATTTTGAAAAGGAAAAAAATCTCAACAGAGAGATTTCCGGATTTTTTGTGGCATTGGTAAATGTGTATGTATTGTTGCTGATTGCTGGTGGTTTGGTTGCTTTTTTTATTGGAAACTCACTTACTGCTTCCTTGGCAACTATTGTTGAGAAGCTTCAAAAAGTTAAATTAGGCTCTACCAACGAACCCATTGAGTGGAAAAGTAAAGATGAAATAGGGGTGTTGGTACATGAGTACAATAAAATGATTTTAGAATTGGAAAAAAGTGCATTGCTGCTGGCAAAATCAGAAAGAGAATACGCCTGGCGGGAAATGGCCAAACAAATTGCGCATGAGATTAAAAATCCTCTAACGCCAATGAAATTGAGAATTCAGCATCTTCAGAGAGCTATGAAAGAGCAAAATCCAAATGTTGAAACAATGGCACCCAAAGTTCTTGCTTCTTTGATTGAACAAATCGATACACTTTCTCATATTGCTACAGAATTTTCTACATTTGCTAAAATGCCAAAAGCAGATATGGAACCCGTCAATATTGTACAAGTTGCTGAAGCATCTACTTCAATTTTTGAGGAAAATAATGGAGATATTGAAATTCATTTTGAATCAGATTATCCGGAAATTATTGTGAATGCAGATAAAAAGCAGTTAAATCGTGTATTTAATAATCTAATAAAGAATGCGGTGCAGTCAATCCCTTCAGAAAAAGAAGGTAAAATTGTTATCAAAGTTGAAAAAACACCGGATAATGAACATTGTATAGTGAGTGTAAAAGATAACGGAATCGGTATTCCGGACGAACAGAAAGAAAATGTATTTGTTCCTAACTTTACTACTAAAAGTTCAGGTATGGGCTTAGGACTCGCTATGTCTAAACAAATTATTCAGAATGTAAACGGTAGTATTTGGTTTGAATCAAATGTAGATGCAGGCACAACTTTTTATGTAAAATTGACTATATTAAAATCATCAGAAAATTTATAA
- a CDS encoding 23S rRNA (pseudouridine(1915)-N(3))-methyltransferase RlmH, producing MKKSDRSSFNGLFMKLYFLHTGKTNQDFIAEGVEFYLKKLSNYTKIEWHELAAEKIKAGNRDTVIKEKEGELQLRYVKDDDYLILLDENGSLYNSRKFSSMLEKKLELRTKKIVFLTGGAYGFSDKVYKRANAKISLSPLTFSHQLVRLVLAEQIYRAYSIINNSPYHHD from the coding sequence TTGAAAAAATCAGACCGGTCAAGCTTTAACGGATTGTTTATGAAACTATACTTTTTACATACCGGGAAAACAAATCAGGATTTCATTGCTGAAGGAGTTGAGTTTTATTTAAAAAAATTATCAAATTATACCAAAATAGAATGGCATGAGCTGGCTGCTGAAAAAATTAAAGCCGGAAACCGGGATACTGTAATAAAAGAGAAAGAAGGAGAGTTACAACTCAGATATGTGAAAGATGATGATTATTTAATATTGTTAGATGAAAACGGGTCTTTGTATAACTCCAGAAAGTTCTCTTCCATGCTGGAAAAAAAATTAGAACTACGAACTAAAAAGATTGTTTTTTTAACCGGTGGCGCATACGGCTTTAGTGACAAAGTTTACAAACGTGCAAATGCAAAAATATCTTTATCCCCATTGACATTTTCTCATCAATTAGTAAGATTAGTATTAGCAGAACAAATTTACAGAGCTTACAGTATTATCAACAACAGCCCTTATCACCACGATTAA
- the hemL gene encoding glutamate-1-semialdehyde-2,1-aminomutase — protein sequence MELSRTKSAELYEISKTFFPGGVNSPVRAFRSVGGTPLFIDKGEGAYIWDADGNKYLDFCCSWGPLISGHRNPAVESAIFKTMQNGFTFGAPTKAENELANLIITNHKYLDKIRFTSSGTEAVMSALRLARGYTGKDKIVKFEGCYHGHLDYLLVKAGSGLATSGVGTSAGIPKSAAEETLVLPLDDESAVEKVFRDFGDQIAAIIIEPIPANNGLLIQRKEYLEFLRSICDKYNALLIFDEVISGFRVGFEGASELYGIKPDILTFGKIVGGGLPVGAFGANNEIMSKIAPDGDVYQAGTLSGNPLAMRAGAAQLECCLKENFYSVLEAKTKVFTDKLNRGITESGLPVKVFQMASIFWISFSAQSHIRKASDIKPEGAQLFKLWHRNLLNKGLYLGPSGFEVGFVSMAHSRESLDSAADIMLEELKKLPF from the coding sequence ATGGAATTGAGCAGAACAAAATCAGCAGAGTTATATGAAATTTCAAAAACATTTTTTCCCGGAGGAGTTAACTCACCGGTGAGAGCTTTTCGTTCAGTGGGAGGAACTCCTTTGTTTATTGATAAAGGGGAAGGAGCTTACATTTGGGATGCTGATGGGAACAAATACCTGGATTTTTGTTGCTCCTGGGGTCCGCTAATCAGTGGGCATAGAAACCCGGCTGTTGAGAGTGCTATTTTTAAGACTATGCAGAACGGTTTTACTTTTGGAGCACCAACTAAGGCTGAAAATGAACTGGCTAATCTTATAATTACAAATCATAAATATCTGGATAAAATTCGGTTTACCAGCTCCGGTACAGAAGCTGTAATGTCAGCTTTGAGACTGGCAAGAGGATATACCGGAAAAGATAAAATCGTTAAATTCGAAGGCTGTTATCACGGTCATTTAGACTATTTGTTGGTTAAAGCAGGTAGCGGTTTGGCCACATCCGGAGTAGGTACTTCTGCCGGTATACCCAAAAGTGCTGCTGAAGAAACTTTGGTGTTGCCTTTAGATGATGAGTCAGCAGTAGAAAAAGTATTCAGGGATTTCGGGGATCAGATTGCTGCCATTATTATTGAACCAATACCTGCCAATAACGGCTTACTCATTCAACGAAAAGAGTACTTGGAATTTTTACGCTCTATTTGTGATAAGTACAATGCACTTTTAATTTTTGATGAAGTTATTTCCGGATTTAGAGTAGGCTTTGAAGGCGCATCAGAGCTATATGGCATTAAACCCGACATACTTACTTTTGGAAAAATTGTAGGAGGAGGTTTGCCCGTAGGCGCATTTGGCGCAAATAATGAAATTATGTCTAAAATTGCACCCGATGGAGATGTTTATCAGGCGGGTACTTTATCAGGAAATCCATTGGCAATGAGAGCTGGTGCAGCTCAATTGGAATGCTGTTTAAAAGAAAATTTTTATTCGGTCCTAGAAGCTAAAACTAAAGTTTTTACAGATAAACTGAATCGTGGTATTACTGAATCCGGTTTACCCGTGAAAGTATTTCAAATGGCTTCTATTTTTTGGATTTCTTTTTCTGCTCAAAGCCATATTCGTAAAGCTTCAGACATTAAACCGGAGGGAGCTCAATTATTTAAATTGTGGCATAGAAATCTGTTAAACAAAGGATTGTACTTAGGCCCATCTGGCTTTGAGGTTGGTTTTGTTTCTATGGCACATAGTCGTGAATCTTTAGATTCAGCTGCTGATATTATGTTGGAAGAGTTGAAAAAACTGCCCTTTTAA
- a CDS encoding GTPase Era yields MESVKAEEFKAGYINVIGKPNVGKSTFLNAILGEKLAITTAKAQTTRHRILGIITKDEYQAIFSDTPGFISDPKYGMQDAMVSTVREVLKDGDVFILIVDPKTNAEHLTDIIKALNETTKKVFLMINKIDTINAEQLEILRQKWQEIVKDGEVLEISALKGFDKESLLKKIVQHLPVNPPYFPDDYYTDRSERFLVSEIIREKIMMLYEEEVPYSVEVVIHSFKEDEKLFRIAADIYVNRKTQKPILIGKGGEKIKKVGVESRKEIEAMLGKQVFLETHVKVRENWRNDAGWLRRFGYKK; encoded by the coding sequence ATGGAATCAGTTAAAGCAGAAGAATTTAAAGCGGGATATATAAATGTTATAGGAAAGCCCAATGTAGGAAAGTCAACTTTTTTAAACGCAATTCTGGGTGAAAAACTGGCAATAACAACTGCCAAAGCTCAAACAACCCGACATAGAATATTGGGTATAATTACAAAGGATGAATATCAGGCTATTTTTTCAGATACGCCCGGATTTATTTCAGACCCTAAGTATGGCATGCAGGATGCAATGGTGTCAACAGTGAGGGAAGTGTTAAAAGATGGAGATGTTTTTATTTTAATAGTTGATCCTAAAACCAATGCAGAGCATCTTACTGATATTATAAAAGCACTTAATGAAACCACTAAAAAGGTTTTTTTAATGATAAATAAAATTGATACCATAAATGCAGAGCAACTGGAAATTTTAAGGCAGAAATGGCAGGAAATAGTTAAAGATGGCGAAGTTTTGGAAATATCTGCTTTGAAAGGTTTTGATAAAGAATCATTGTTAAAAAAGATAGTGCAACACTTGCCTGTGAACCCTCCCTATTTTCCGGATGATTATTATACAGACCGTTCTGAGCGGTTTCTTGTATCAGAAATCATACGGGAGAAGATTATGATGTTATATGAAGAAGAGGTGCCTTATTCAGTTGAAGTGGTTATTCATTCCTTTAAGGAAGATGAGAAACTATTCAGAATAGCAGCTGATATTTATGTAAACAGAAAAACACAAAAACCTATTTTAATAGGTAAGGGTGGTGAAAAAATTAAAAAAGTGGGGGTTGAGTCCCGAAAAGAGATAGAAGCTATGCTGGGCAAGCAGGTATTTCTGGAAACCCATGTTAAAGTAAGAGAAAATTGGAGAAACGATGCCGGTTGGTTAAGACGTTTCGGTTATAAAAAATAA